The Montipora foliosa isolate CH-2021 chromosome 1, ASM3666993v2, whole genome shotgun sequence genome has a window encoding:
- the LOC138013157 gene encoding uncharacterized protein: protein MTTCGVPQGSCLGPLLFTLYSSKLFMIIEKYLPCFHACADDIQLYLSFKPGCTVTEEESIAATENCIKAISAWMIMDKMKINDIKTEFLIIGTKQQLNKVNIKTLSVGDSAVAPAAMAWNLGVLFDENMTLLPHINNTENNYLSKLHEHLFML, encoded by the coding sequence ATGACAACGTGTGGAGTGCCTCAAGGTTCGTGTCTTGGACCATTGTTATTCACCTTATACTCTAGTAAGCTTTTTATGATCATTGAAAAGTACCTTCCTTGTTTTCATGCGTGCGCAGATGACATACAGCTATATCTGTCTTTTAAGCCAGGATGCACCGTCACGGAAGAAGAATCTATTGCAGCCACGGAAAACTGTATAAAGGCAATTAGTGCATGGATGATCATGGATAAGATGAAAATTAATGACATCAAGACAGAATTTCTGATAATTGGTACGAAGCAACAACTTAATAAGGTCAACATTAAAACCTTGTCTGTCGGCGACTCTGCTGTAGCACCAGCCGCGATGGCTTGGAATCTGGGAGTGCTATTTGACGAAAATATGACTCTGTTACCACATATTAACAACACAGAAAATAACTATCTGTCGAAACTGCACGAACACTTGTTTATGCTGTAG